A region of Oncorhynchus masou masou isolate Uvic2021 chromosome 29, UVic_Omas_1.1, whole genome shotgun sequence DNA encodes the following proteins:
- the tektl1 gene encoding tektin-like protein 1, with amino-acid sequence MPVQSVPLASVTIGPQSWRDDTMHSIRLAEHLVRQTHAGPPGSISRARSCSATAFTRRRTDTIEEVGSGDTHDALCKNKLRPQNTGTMFPYATTTTFVVPFPPPCFREQCAEASVGVAREYMRSVREMEGEIRRQAGRVAHECVKLERERGLLERMLRSLRCEMLINKKSVEGRTIRPASTETGRDGADHLLECEKRELTELKQEMESTLRSTLAQLQTLGQCSRQLLDCASERARVLELLPHTGSGSLSAGGQGTPSQGLIKLPEPIGPFTPECKQILESSTLAVNQSQLLRENIRQMIGNAIARQKAAHRTVNEALVKKIAETVTLKQNLTIMSAAARQAIFRKQRQLNCIRHSHDRALGPEYSGDILSREKLNRPIVKVYHRHPGTQLPEAVHLIQGSSVLRHCLLSSEEELSRLQGTCLQLVANLHGKRAAEQVDSAVVRLRRQLVDRRAMPTFLQQGLY; translated from the exons ATGCCTGTTCAGTCAGTTCCCCTAGCCTCTGTGACGATAGGACCGCAGTCTTGGCGAGATGATACGATGCACTCTATACGGTTAGCGGAACACTTGGTGCGGCAAACCCACGCAGGACCGCCGGGGTCTATCAGCCGTGCGCGGAGCTGTAGCGCCACCGCGTTTACCCGGAGGCGCACAGACACAATTGAAGAGGTTGGAAGTGGAGATACTCATGATGCTTTGTGCAAGAATAAACTCAGACCCCAAAACACAGGCACAATG TTCCCAtatgctaccaccaccacattTGTGGTCCCGTTTCCCCCTCCCTGCTTCCGAGAGCAGTGTGCAGAGGCCAGTGTCGGGGTTGCAAGGGAGTACATGCGCAGTGTGAGGGAAATGGAGGGCGAGATACGTAGACAAGCTGGCCGGGTGGCACATGAATGCGTTAAACTGGAGCGGGAGAGAGGCCTCCTGGAGAGGATGCTGAGGAGCCTGAGGTGTGAAATGCTGATCAACAAGAAGAGTGTGGAGGGAAGGACCATAAGACCAGCTTCTACTGAGACT GGCAGAGACGGAGCAGACCATTTGCTGGAGTGTGAAAAGAGAGAACTCACTGAGCTGAAACAGGAGATGGAGAGCACTCTGAGGAGCACACTAGCCCAACTACAG ACCCTGGGTCAGTGCAGTAGGCAGCTGTTGGACTGTGCCAGTGAGAGAGCGCGTGTTCTAGAGCTTCTACCACACACTGGCTCTGGCTCTCTTTCCGCAGGGGGACAGGGAACTCCCTCCCAAGGCCTCATAAAACTACCAGAGCCAATCGGCCCCTTCACTCCAG AATGTAAGCAGATTCTGGAGTCTTCCACTCTGGCTGTGAACCAATCACAGCTGCTACGAGAAAACATCAGGCAGATGATTGGCAATGCCATCGCTAGGCAAAAAGCTGCCCACCGTACTGTCAATGAAGCTCTGGTGAAGAAAATAGCTGAGACAGTCACTCTGAAG CAAAATCTTACAATTATGTCTGCAGCCGCCAGGCAGGCCATTTTCCGCAAACAGAGGCAGCTGAACTGCATTCGTCACAGCCATGACAGAGCACTG GGCCCTGAGTACAGTGGGGATATACTTTCCAGAGAGAAACTGAACAGGCCTATAGTAAAGGTTTACCACAGACACCCTGGGACCCAGTTACCTGAGGCTGTTCATCTCATACAG GGTAGTTCTGTGTTGAGACACTGCCTGCTGTCCTCTGAAGAGGAGCTCTCCAGGCTGCAGGGCACGTGTCTGCAGCTGGTGGCCAACCTGCACGGCAAGAGGGCTGCAGAGCAGGTGGACTCTGCCGTGGTCAGGCTGCGGCGGCAGCTGGTCGACAGACGAGCAATGCCCACTTTCCTCCAACAGGGGTTGTACTAA
- the LOC135520167 gene encoding putative leucine-rich repeat-containing protein DDB_G0290503 isoform X1: protein MQFSYFLFQSNTGRVHFAVRQLRGQLDQAMARIKTLETELKHRTKTKPDTNVSGPKDWIKLPQKDCGNLLLQSLGHSLHSRDRVIQECMCLIRKMCVEVGTGTGVADRLTQALTDNLKQTLSDNKQALEALRSEMSEKEKRMESELEALQKAGRDREKDLSTLNTVLQCNQYIINELRVALVEKERVQQEVQKEKEVWRQRDLALKAVLQEKGSLLLCLKEALESSQKDMQALSDSVISQGVSGGGAVGALASQLEEKESLVIAWLQDREEHSATMCREVSKLTTALQDYQGIVQEQQQNHSQTVSSLSKQLNDTRNDLRERGIENKETQRAWRSEKEDKEREERKLRESLEKRDKLIEQVLLDSEERDHLLKELQQNLLNKFEPMIAVKHTL from the exons ATGCagttttcttattttttatttcagaGCAATACAGGCCGAGTGCACTTTGCAGTCAGACAGTTGAGAGGACAGCTTGATCAAGCTATGGCACGCATCAAGACCCTTGAAACTGAGCTTAAACACAGGACCAAAACCAAACCAGATACCAATGTCAGTGGACCAAAGGATTGGATTAAG TTGCCGCAGAAGGACTGTGGAAACTTGCTTCTGCAGAGTTTGGGGCATTCGCTGCACAGCAGAGACCGAGTTATCCAG gAGTGCATGTGTCTGATCAGGAAGATGTGTGTTGAggtggggacagggacaggcgtGGCTGACAGACTAACACAGGCactcactgacaatctgaaacaAACTCTCTCCGACAATAAG CAAGCCCTGGAGGCTCTGCGCTCAGAGATGagtgagaaggagaagaggatggagagCGAGCTGGAGGCACTGCAGAAGGCTGGGAGAGACCGGGAGAAAGACCTCTCCACACTTAACACTGTACTCCAATGTAACCAGTACATCATCAAT GAACTGAGAGTGGCGCTGGTTGAGAAGGAGCGAGTGCAGCAGGAGgtgcagaaggagaaggaagtGTGGAGACAGCGGGACCTGGCCCTCAAAGCAGTCCTACAGGAGAAAGGGTCACTTCTCCTCTGCCTGAAGGAGGCGCTAGAAAGCTCTCAGAAAGACATGCAG GCACTGTCGGACTCTGTGATTAGCCAAGGGGTATCAGGAGGCGGGGCAGTGGGGGCTCTGGCCTCTcagctggaggagaaggagagcctGGTGATAGCCTGGCTTCAGGACAGAGAGGAGCACAGCGCTACCATGTGCCGGGAGGTCTCCAAACTCACCACCGCCCTTCAGGACTATCAGGGCATAGTGCAG GAGCAACAGCAGAATCATAGTCAGACGGTGTCTTCACTGTCAAAGCAACTCAACGACACACGCAacgacctgagagagagagggatcgagaACAAGGAGACACAGCGAGCCTGGCGGAGCGAAAAGGAGGACAAAGAGCGGGAGGAGAGGAAATTGAGGGAGAGCCTGGAGAAGAGAGACAAACTCATTGAG CAAGTTCTCCTGGATTCCGAGGAACGGGATCATCTACTCAAAGAACTTCAACAGAACCTGCTGAACAAATTTGAACCCATGATTGCTGTCAAACACACATTATGA
- the LOC135520167 gene encoding putative leucine-rich repeat-containing protein DDB_G0290503 isoform X3, producing the protein MARIKTLETELKHRTKTKPDTNVSGPKDWIKLPQKDCGNLLLQSLGHSLHSRDRVIQECMCLIRKMCVEVGTGTGVADRLTQALTDNLKQTLSDNKQALEALRSEMSEKEKRMESELEALQKAGRDREKDLSTLNTVLQCNQYIINELRVALVEKERVQQEVQKEKEVWRQRDLALKAVLQEKGSLLLCLKEALESSQKDMQALSDSVISQGVSGGGAVGALASQLEEKESLVIAWLQDREEHSATMCREVSKLTTALQDYQGIVQEQQQNHSQTVSSLSKQLNDTRNDLRERGIENKETQRAWRSEKEDKEREERKLRESLEKRDKLIEQVLLDSEERDHLLKELQQNLLNKFEPMIAVKHTL; encoded by the exons ATGGCACGCATCAAGACCCTTGAAACTGAGCTTAAACACAGGACCAAAACCAAACCAGATACCAATGTCAGTGGACCAAAGGATTGGATTAAG TTGCCGCAGAAGGACTGTGGAAACTTGCTTCTGCAGAGTTTGGGGCATTCGCTGCACAGCAGAGACCGAGTTATCCAG gAGTGCATGTGTCTGATCAGGAAGATGTGTGTTGAggtggggacagggacaggcgtGGCTGACAGACTAACACAGGCactcactgacaatctgaaacaAACTCTCTCCGACAATAAG CAAGCCCTGGAGGCTCTGCGCTCAGAGATGagtgagaaggagaagaggatggagagCGAGCTGGAGGCACTGCAGAAGGCTGGGAGAGACCGGGAGAAAGACCTCTCCACACTTAACACTGTACTCCAATGTAACCAGTACATCATCAAT GAACTGAGAGTGGCGCTGGTTGAGAAGGAGCGAGTGCAGCAGGAGgtgcagaaggagaaggaagtGTGGAGACAGCGGGACCTGGCCCTCAAAGCAGTCCTACAGGAGAAAGGGTCACTTCTCCTCTGCCTGAAGGAGGCGCTAGAAAGCTCTCAGAAAGACATGCAG GCACTGTCGGACTCTGTGATTAGCCAAGGGGTATCAGGAGGCGGGGCAGTGGGGGCTCTGGCCTCTcagctggaggagaaggagagcctGGTGATAGCCTGGCTTCAGGACAGAGAGGAGCACAGCGCTACCATGTGCCGGGAGGTCTCCAAACTCACCACCGCCCTTCAGGACTATCAGGGCATAGTGCAG GAGCAACAGCAGAATCATAGTCAGACGGTGTCTTCACTGTCAAAGCAACTCAACGACACACGCAacgacctgagagagagagggatcgagaACAAGGAGACACAGCGAGCCTGGCGGAGCGAAAAGGAGGACAAAGAGCGGGAGGAGAGGAAATTGAGGGAGAGCCTGGAGAAGAGAGACAAACTCATTGAG CAAGTTCTCCTGGATTCCGAGGAACGGGATCATCTACTCAAAGAACTTCAACAGAACCTGCTGAACAAATTTGAACCCATGATTGCTGTCAAACACACATTATGA
- the LOC135520167 gene encoding putative leucine-rich repeat-containing protein DDB_G0290503 isoform X2 produces the protein MSVDQRIGLSCRRRTVETCFCRVWGIRCTAETELSRTMTQHASRLCKGYLTKKESDGVLHQMTCPPQSPDLNPIQMECMCLIRKMCVEVGTGTGVADRLTQALTDNLKQTLSDNKQALEALRSEMSEKEKRMESELEALQKAGRDREKDLSTLNTVLQCNQYIINELRVALVEKERVQQEVQKEKEVWRQRDLALKAVLQEKGSLLLCLKEALESSQKDMQALSDSVISQGVSGGGAVGALASQLEEKESLVIAWLQDREEHSATMCREVSKLTTALQDYQGIVQEQQQNHSQTVSSLSKQLNDTRNDLRERGIENKETQRAWRSEKEDKEREERKLRESLEKRDKLIEQVLLDSEERDHLLKELQQNLLNKFEPMIAVKHTL, from the exons ATGTCAGTGGACCAAAGGATTGGATTAAG TTGCCGCAGAAGGACTGTGGAAACTTGCTTCTGCAGAGTTTGGGGCATTCGCTGCACAGCAGAGACCGAGTTATCCAG gacaatgacccaacacgcctccaggctgtgtaagggttatttgaccaagaaggagagtgatggagtgctgcatcagatgacctgtcctccacaatcacccgacctcaacccaattcagatg gAGTGCATGTGTCTGATCAGGAAGATGTGTGTTGAggtggggacagggacaggcgtGGCTGACAGACTAACACAGGCactcactgacaatctgaaacaAACTCTCTCCGACAATAAG CAAGCCCTGGAGGCTCTGCGCTCAGAGATGagtgagaaggagaagaggatggagagCGAGCTGGAGGCACTGCAGAAGGCTGGGAGAGACCGGGAGAAAGACCTCTCCACACTTAACACTGTACTCCAATGTAACCAGTACATCATCAAT GAACTGAGAGTGGCGCTGGTTGAGAAGGAGCGAGTGCAGCAGGAGgtgcagaaggagaaggaagtGTGGAGACAGCGGGACCTGGCCCTCAAAGCAGTCCTACAGGAGAAAGGGTCACTTCTCCTCTGCCTGAAGGAGGCGCTAGAAAGCTCTCAGAAAGACATGCAG GCACTGTCGGACTCTGTGATTAGCCAAGGGGTATCAGGAGGCGGGGCAGTGGGGGCTCTGGCCTCTcagctggaggagaaggagagcctGGTGATAGCCTGGCTTCAGGACAGAGAGGAGCACAGCGCTACCATGTGCCGGGAGGTCTCCAAACTCACCACCGCCCTTCAGGACTATCAGGGCATAGTGCAG GAGCAACAGCAGAATCATAGTCAGACGGTGTCTTCACTGTCAAAGCAACTCAACGACACACGCAacgacctgagagagagagggatcgagaACAAGGAGACACAGCGAGCCTGGCGGAGCGAAAAGGAGGACAAAGAGCGGGAGGAGAGGAAATTGAGGGAGAGCCTGGAGAAGAGAGACAAACTCATTGAG CAAGTTCTCCTGGATTCCGAGGAACGGGATCATCTACTCAAAGAACTTCAACAGAACCTGCTGAACAAATTTGAACCCATGATTGCTGTCAAACACACATTATGA
- the LOC135521249 gene encoding lysosomal thioesterase PPT2-A-like isoform X3, translating to MGTSLDINVNGLLLLLCGVNLAGTLGYKPVIIVHGLFDGPKQFLMMSRLIQEAHPGTNVSVIDLYDNMASLKPLWVQVQGFKKLLYPIMQEAENGIHLICFSQGGLICRGLLSTLPDHNVQSFISLSSPQAGQYGGQKWSICNFWNDPHQRERFLKSSNYLALLNGERPHREMTEWRKNFLRINKLVLIGGPDDGVITPWESSHFGFYDINETIVEMKNQEWYGRDSFGLKTLHARGDLAVFVLSGVKHSYWHSNETVFRDCIEEWLT from the exons ATGGGAACGTCGTTGGACATCAATGTCAATGGACTTCTGCTGCTCTTATGTGGCGTTAACCTGGCCGGCACACTTGGGTACAAGCCTGTCATCATTGTTCACGGCCTCTTTGACGGTCCTAAACAATTCCTTATGATGAGTCGTTTGATACAAGAG GCCCATCCAGGTACCAACGTGTCAGTGATAGATCTGTATGATAACATGGCCAGCCTGAAGCCACTGTGGGTGCAGGTGCAGGGCTTCAAAAAGTTGCTCTATCCAATCATGCAGGAGGCAGAGAATGGCATCCATCTTATCTGCTTCTCACAAG GTGGTCTGATATGTCGAGGACTTCTTTCTACACTTCCTGACCATAATGTCCAGTCCTTCATCTCCCTGTCATCACCACAGGCTGGCCAGTATGGAG GACAGAAATGGTCCATCTGCAACTTCTGGAATG ACCCACACCAAAGAGAACGCTTCCTGAAGAGCAGCAATTATCTGGCCctgctgaatggagagagaccacaCAGGGAAATGACAG AGTGGAGGAAGAACTTCCTGCGTATCAACAAGCTGGTGTTGATTGGAGGACCAGATGATGGCGTGATTACACCATGGGAGTCCAG TCACTTTGGATTTTATGACATTAACGAAACCATTGTTGAGATGAAGAACCAGGAA TGGTATGGTCGGGATTCGTTTGGGCTGAAGACACTGCATGCTCGTGGAGACCTGGCTGTGTTTGTGCTCTCAGGAGTGAAGCACAGCTATTGGCATTCGAATGAGACGGTGTTCCGAGACTGCATAGAGGAGTGGCTGACATGA
- the LOC135521249 gene encoding lysosomal thioesterase PPT2-A-like isoform X2, whose product MGTSLDINVNGLLLLLCGVNLAGTLGYKPVIIVHGLFDGPKQFLMMSRLIQEAHPGTNVSVIDLYDNMASLKPLWVQVQGFKKLLYPIMQEAENGIHLICFSQGGLICRGLLSTLPDHNVQSFISLSSPQAGQYGVGQKWSICNFWNDPHQRERFLKSSNYLALLNGERPHREMTEWRKNFLRINKLVLIGGPDDGVITPWESSHFGFYDINETIVEMKNQEWYGRDSFGLKTLHARGDLAVFVLSGVKHSYWHSNETVFRDCIEEWLT is encoded by the exons ATGGGAACGTCGTTGGACATCAATGTCAATGGACTTCTGCTGCTCTTATGTGGCGTTAACCTGGCCGGCACACTTGGGTACAAGCCTGTCATCATTGTTCACGGCCTCTTTGACGGTCCTAAACAATTCCTTATGATGAGTCGTTTGATACAAGAG GCCCATCCAGGTACCAACGTGTCAGTGATAGATCTGTATGATAACATGGCCAGCCTGAAGCCACTGTGGGTGCAGGTGCAGGGCTTCAAAAAGTTGCTCTATCCAATCATGCAGGAGGCAGAGAATGGCATCCATCTTATCTGCTTCTCACAAG GTGGTCTGATATGTCGAGGACTTCTTTCTACACTTCCTGACCATAATGTCCAGTCCTTCATCTCCCTGTCATCACCACAGGCTGGCCAGTATGGAG TAGGACAGAAATGGTCCATCTGCAACTTCTGGAATG ACCCACACCAAAGAGAACGCTTCCTGAAGAGCAGCAATTATCTGGCCctgctgaatggagagagaccacaCAGGGAAATGACAG AGTGGAGGAAGAACTTCCTGCGTATCAACAAGCTGGTGTTGATTGGAGGACCAGATGATGGCGTGATTACACCATGGGAGTCCAG TCACTTTGGATTTTATGACATTAACGAAACCATTGTTGAGATGAAGAACCAGGAA TGGTATGGTCGGGATTCGTTTGGGCTGAAGACACTGCATGCTCGTGGAGACCTGGCTGTGTTTGTGCTCTCAGGAGTGAAGCACAGCTATTGGCATTCGAATGAGACGGTGTTCCGAGACTGCATAGAGGAGTGGCTGACATGA
- the LOC135521249 gene encoding lysosomal thioesterase PPT2-A-like isoform X1, with amino-acid sequence MGTSLDINVNGLLLLLCGVNLAGTLGYKPVIIVHGLFDGPKQFLMMSRLIQEAHPGTNVSVIDLYDNMASLKPLWVQVQGFKKLLYPIMQEAENGIHLICFSQGGLICRGLLSTLPDHNVQSFISLSSPQAGQYGDTDILKMFFPHYLKARVFHVCYSSVGQKWSICNFWNDPHQRERFLKSSNYLALLNGERPHREMTEWRKNFLRINKLVLIGGPDDGVITPWESSHFGFYDINETIVEMKNQEWYGRDSFGLKTLHARGDLAVFVLSGVKHSYWHSNETVFRDCIEEWLT; translated from the exons ATGGGAACGTCGTTGGACATCAATGTCAATGGACTTCTGCTGCTCTTATGTGGCGTTAACCTGGCCGGCACACTTGGGTACAAGCCTGTCATCATTGTTCACGGCCTCTTTGACGGTCCTAAACAATTCCTTATGATGAGTCGTTTGATACAAGAG GCCCATCCAGGTACCAACGTGTCAGTGATAGATCTGTATGATAACATGGCCAGCCTGAAGCCACTGTGGGTGCAGGTGCAGGGCTTCAAAAAGTTGCTCTATCCAATCATGCAGGAGGCAGAGAATGGCATCCATCTTATCTGCTTCTCACAAG GTGGTCTGATATGTCGAGGACTTCTTTCTACACTTCCTGACCATAATGTCCAGTCCTTCATCTCCCTGTCATCACCACAGGCTGGCCAGTATGGAG acacagacattcTGAAAATGTTTTTTCCTCACTATCTAAAGGCCCGTGTTTTTCACGTGTGTTACTCTTCAGTAGGACAGAAATGGTCCATCTGCAACTTCTGGAATG ACCCACACCAAAGAGAACGCTTCCTGAAGAGCAGCAATTATCTGGCCctgctgaatggagagagaccacaCAGGGAAATGACAG AGTGGAGGAAGAACTTCCTGCGTATCAACAAGCTGGTGTTGATTGGAGGACCAGATGATGGCGTGATTACACCATGGGAGTCCAG TCACTTTGGATTTTATGACATTAACGAAACCATTGTTGAGATGAAGAACCAGGAA TGGTATGGTCGGGATTCGTTTGGGCTGAAGACACTGCATGCTCGTGGAGACCTGGCTGTGTTTGTGCTCTCAGGAGTGAAGCACAGCTATTGGCATTCGAATGAGACGGTGTTCCGAGACTGCATAGAGGAGTGGCTGACATGA